Proteins encoded within one genomic window of Amorphoplanes friuliensis DSM 7358:
- a CDS encoding methyl-accepting chemotaxis protein → MAAPRSLNDLSVNIKVVAAVGAAALVALVIGSMGLLSLSDASASAQTIYRDNVASIKAVGQLKAAVAQTRVDLANQALSQDEAATTRFAQGFAADLQTFDAAMAAYRAGGPAADPAVIDELEQTWRAYAGIARDKMLPAGTRNDLVGWAKIRDTETVPLLKEVYDTVAALDAMETDDAAANAAAAKSGYESSRLTSIVVLSVGLVIALGLGVLVARKIVQSLARVRNVCDGLAEGDLTRTTGLTSLDEPGQMGRALDTAMVRLRETISTIDGSAATLASATEQMTGTAAQIAASAEETTVQAQAVSAAAEQVSRSVDTVSSGSEEMGASIREISQNATEAARVAEEAVSVTAETSATMGKLGESSAEIGNVIKVITSIAEQTNLLALNATIEAARAGEMGKGFAVVASEVKDLAQETARATEDISRRVQAIQSDTSGAVTAIEGISAVIARISDFQTTIASAVEEQTATTAEMNRSVSEAAGGTGEIAQNITGVAEAARLTSQGVGETRQATAEMARMSTELSGLVAAFRY, encoded by the coding sequence ATGGCTGCGCCACGCTCTCTCAACGATCTGAGTGTCAACATCAAGGTTGTCGCCGCGGTGGGTGCCGCCGCGCTGGTCGCGCTGGTGATCGGCAGCATGGGGCTGCTGTCCCTCAGCGACGCCAGCGCCTCGGCGCAGACGATCTACCGTGACAACGTCGCGAGCATCAAGGCGGTCGGCCAGCTGAAGGCGGCGGTGGCCCAGACCCGGGTCGATCTGGCCAATCAGGCGCTGTCGCAGGACGAAGCGGCCACGACGCGTTTCGCCCAGGGTTTCGCGGCGGATCTGCAGACGTTCGACGCGGCGATGGCCGCCTACCGGGCCGGCGGCCCGGCCGCGGACCCGGCGGTGATCGACGAGCTGGAGCAGACCTGGCGGGCCTACGCCGGAATCGCCCGCGACAAGATGCTGCCCGCCGGTACGCGCAACGACCTGGTCGGCTGGGCGAAGATCCGCGACACCGAGACGGTGCCGCTGCTCAAGGAGGTCTACGACACCGTGGCGGCTCTCGACGCGATGGAGACCGACGATGCCGCCGCGAACGCTGCCGCGGCGAAGTCGGGATACGAGTCCAGCCGGCTCACCTCGATCGTGGTGCTGTCGGTCGGGCTGGTGATCGCCCTCGGCCTGGGGGTCCTGGTGGCTCGCAAGATCGTGCAGTCGCTGGCCCGGGTCAGGAACGTCTGTGACGGCCTGGCCGAGGGTGACCTGACCCGGACCACCGGCCTGACCTCGCTCGACGAGCCGGGTCAGATGGGCCGTGCCCTGGACACCGCCATGGTCCGGCTGCGCGAGACGATCTCCACCATCGACGGCTCGGCCGCCACCCTGGCCAGTGCCACCGAGCAGATGACCGGCACCGCGGCTCAGATCGCCGCGTCGGCCGAGGAGACCACCGTGCAGGCCCAGGCCGTCTCCGCCGCCGCGGAGCAGGTCTCGCGCAGCGTCGATACCGTCTCCTCCGGCAGCGAGGAGATGGGCGCGTCCATCCGGGAGATCTCCCAGAATGCGACCGAGGCGGCCCGCGTGGCCGAGGAGGCGGTCAGCGTGACCGCCGAGACGTCGGCGACCATGGGCAAGCTGGGCGAGTCGTCGGCGGAGATCGGCAACGTCATCAAGGTGATCACCTCGATCGCCGAGCAGACCAATCTGCTCGCCCTCAACGCCACCATCGAGGCGGCCCGCGCCGGTGAGATGGGCAAGGGCTTCGCCGTCGTCGCCTCCGAGGTCAAGGATCTGGCGCAGGAGACCGCCCGGGCGACCGAGGACATCTCCCGCCGCGTCCAGGCCATCCAGTCGGACACCAGCGGCGCGGTGACGGCCATCGAGGGCATTTCGGCCGTCATCGCCCGGATCAGCGACTTCCAGACCACCATCGCGTCCGCCGTCGAGGAGCAGACCGCCACCACCGCGGAGATGAACCGCAGCGTGTCGGAGGCGGCCGGCGGCACCGGCGAGATCGCCCAGAACATCACCGGGGTCGCCGAGGCGGCCCGGCTGACCAGCCAGGGTGTCGGCGAGACCCGGCAGGCCACGGCCGAGATGGCCCGGATGTCGACGGAGCTGAGCGGGCTCGTGGCCGCCTTCCGCTACTGA
- a CDS encoding DUF6461 domain-containing protein — MNDLVIARELSAELGETFCLTFVKNADPSEALLRMGGYPDTLRERTPEELSGPPIAAALSLGTWSVVVEPAGTLGADHAVLEAVSRGTAAVSVLRNDAAAAHFGYAVDGTTVSGFDPGYPAPETTWGSDPGMLRHLMDALGLQPPSDESETTWEHAEAKALVLAQRITGVRVPAGPLRSARLSARLEPWFVTPARRGDLLRAGRRTPEAAELVAAAEAAKPEVQRAVAVAELRRQAAVLGITGTPGLDEALAGGSPVAIGSPLGLRVRDWLAEPQDDPLGFFVRALRGVLDTDSRVAVLAALRPLADGPEILADDAARDAALATLRATTA; from the coding sequence GTGAATGACCTCGTGATCGCCCGAGAGCTCAGTGCCGAGCTCGGGGAGACCTTCTGCCTGACGTTCGTGAAGAACGCCGACCCGTCCGAGGCGCTCCTGCGGATGGGCGGCTACCCGGACACGCTGCGCGAACGCACACCGGAGGAGTTGTCCGGCCCGCCGATCGCCGCGGCGCTGTCCCTCGGCACTTGGTCGGTGGTCGTCGAGCCCGCCGGGACGCTCGGTGCCGACCATGCCGTGCTCGAGGCGGTCTCCCGCGGCACCGCCGCCGTCTCGGTGCTGCGCAACGACGCGGCCGCGGCGCACTTCGGATATGCGGTCGACGGAACGACCGTGTCGGGCTTCGACCCGGGCTACCCGGCGCCGGAGACGACCTGGGGCTCCGACCCGGGGATGCTGCGCCACCTGATGGACGCGCTGGGCCTGCAACCGCCGTCCGACGAGTCCGAGACGACCTGGGAACACGCCGAGGCCAAGGCCCTCGTGCTGGCGCAGCGCATCACGGGCGTCCGGGTGCCGGCCGGACCGCTGCGGAGTGCGCGGCTCTCGGCCCGGCTCGAACCGTGGTTCGTCACCCCGGCCCGGCGTGGTGACCTGCTGCGCGCCGGGCGACGGACACCCGAGGCCGCCGAACTGGTCGCCGCGGCCGAGGCCGCGAAGCCCGAGGTCCAGCGGGCGGTCGCCGTGGCCGAGCTGCGCCGCCAGGCAGCGGTCCTGGGGATCACCGGCACTCCCGGCCTGGACGAGGCCCTCGCCGGTGGCAGCCCGGTGGCCATCGGCTCACCGCTGGGCCTGAGGGTCCGCGACTGGCTGGCGGAACCGCAGGACGATCCGCTCGGCTTCTTCGTGCGGGCGCTGCGCGGCGTGCTGGACACCGACTCCCGGGTGGCGGTGCTCGCCGCCCTGCGCCCGCTCGCGGACGGCCCGGAGATTCTGGCCGATGACGCGGCCCGGGACGCCGCACTGGCCACCCTCCGCGCCACGACCGCCTGA
- a CDS encoding TraR/DksA family transcriptional regulator, whose translation MDRDGELHRLREEALAQVERLDADLHELFEASRSSNADDEHDPEGSTIAFERAQLTALLAAGRRRLADLDAALERSAAGTYGFCERCGKAIPAERLAVRPFAVTCVSCAQ comes from the coding sequence ATGGACCGTGACGGCGAGCTGCACCGCCTCCGTGAGGAGGCGCTGGCGCAGGTCGAGCGGCTCGACGCCGACCTGCACGAGCTCTTCGAGGCGTCCCGGTCGTCGAACGCCGACGACGAGCACGACCCCGAGGGCAGCACGATCGCCTTCGAACGCGCCCAGCTGACCGCCCTGCTCGCCGCGGGCCGCCGGCGCCTCGCCGACCTCGACGCCGCCCTGGAACGGTCCGCGGCCGGCACCTACGGCTTCTGCGAGCGCTGTGGCAAGGCCATCCCGGCCGAGCGGCTGGCCGTCCGCCCGTTCGCAGTCACCTGTGTGAGCTGCGCTCAGTAG
- a CDS encoding carbohydrate ABC transporter permease, with product MQIGCIVITLFMGVPIYLIALAALSSRESLNTFPLPLLPTDVSGETMTTFLQSTGIVGGLLNSLTIGLSTVVLALLIGLPAGYALARYAFRGRNPYQLGLLLTRALPIVVLSVPLARIFLDTGLYDTTYAVTLLHTALALPTTILITSAIFLGVSREQEEAAMIFGASPLKAFVRVVVPQALPGIAASAMFTFVLSWNEVLGASILTLNRRTLPAQVLATLADSPLAFRFAGGLALVLPALIFIAVVRRYLLNMWGTTLR from the coding sequence GTGCAGATCGGCTGCATCGTCATCACGCTCTTCATGGGCGTACCGATCTATCTCATCGCGCTGGCGGCGCTGTCGAGCCGCGAGTCGCTGAACACGTTCCCGCTGCCGCTGCTGCCGACCGACGTGTCCGGCGAGACGATGACGACGTTCCTGCAGTCGACCGGCATCGTGGGCGGCCTGCTCAACTCCCTGACCATCGGCCTGAGCACGGTGGTGCTGGCCCTGCTCATCGGGCTGCCCGCCGGGTACGCCCTGGCCCGGTACGCGTTCAGGGGCCGGAACCCGTACCAGCTCGGGCTGCTGCTGACGCGGGCACTGCCGATCGTGGTGCTGTCGGTGCCTCTGGCCCGGATCTTCCTGGACACGGGCCTCTACGACACGACGTACGCGGTGACACTGCTGCACACGGCGCTGGCCCTGCCGACCACGATCCTGATCACCTCGGCGATCTTCCTGGGCGTGTCCCGCGAGCAGGAGGAAGCGGCGATGATCTTCGGCGCCTCGCCGCTGAAGGCCTTCGTCCGGGTGGTGGTGCCGCAGGCGCTGCCGGGGATCGCCGCGTCGGCGATGTTCACCTTCGTGCTCTCGTGGAACGAGGTGCTGGGCGCCAGCATCCTCACCCTGAACAGGCGCACCCTGCCCGCGCAGGTGCTCGCCACGCTGGCGGACTCCCCGCTGGCCTTCCGTTTCGCCGGTGGCCTCGCGCTCGTGCTGCCGGCCCTGATCTTCATCGCGGTGGTACGCCGCTACCTGCTCAACATGTGGGGGACCACGCTCCGATGA
- a CDS encoding flavin monoamine oxidase family protein — MRESVSRRRFLQSVGVSGGAGALFATMGALGLAPAAAAPAPPFDPPRKSDFSLTGRSAKRVVILGGGIAGLAAAYELGKAGYDCTILEARGVAGGRNLTVRGGTTETDLDGQTQRASFSPGIYLNAGPARIAQWMVTLDYCRELGVPIEPFVNANADALIYNEANGKPVRYRTAKADVYGYVSELLAKATDQGALDGQLTATDKERVLSFLQSFGAIGGRTAGWEYQGTNRRGYASYPGAGNDAGTPLDGPAALADVFASNVGRYFSFEFGYDQAMMMFQPVGGMDRIPYALSRAIGAGRIRLGAEITAVTDKPDGVEVTYRREGRTRTIEADFCVAALPPHLMARIPHNLGTAVQSALGSFPVTASGKIGLEYAGRWWENDLRIYGGITETDLDVSHIWYPSTGFHADRGLIVGYYNTGANARAYGSLTPEQRLLRAVEQGVKIHGEKYRSELTHSFSIAWHRTRYLEGAWTSPPWGSAGYNLLLQPAGHVHFAGDWLSHEVAWQHGAFVSARAAVTALHQRVLAH; from the coding sequence GTGCGTGAAAGTGTCAGCCGTCGGCGGTTCCTGCAGTCCGTCGGTGTCAGCGGGGGTGCCGGCGCCCTCTTCGCCACCATGGGAGCACTCGGGCTGGCACCGGCCGCCGCGGCGCCCGCGCCACCGTTCGACCCGCCGCGGAAGTCCGACTTCAGTCTCACCGGGCGCAGCGCCAAGCGGGTGGTGATCCTCGGTGGCGGCATCGCCGGGCTCGCCGCGGCGTACGAGCTGGGCAAGGCCGGGTACGACTGCACGATCCTGGAGGCCCGCGGGGTGGCCGGCGGGCGCAACCTCACCGTCCGGGGCGGCACGACCGAGACCGATCTGGACGGGCAGACGCAGCGGGCGTCGTTCTCCCCCGGCATCTACCTCAACGCCGGCCCGGCGCGCATCGCCCAGTGGATGGTCACCCTCGACTACTGCCGCGAGCTCGGTGTGCCGATCGAACCCTTCGTGAACGCCAACGCCGACGCGCTGATCTACAACGAGGCGAACGGCAAGCCCGTCCGCTACCGCACGGCAAAGGCGGACGTCTACGGATACGTCTCGGAACTGCTGGCCAAGGCCACCGACCAGGGCGCCCTCGACGGTCAGCTGACCGCCACCGACAAGGAACGGGTGCTGTCGTTCCTGCAGAGCTTCGGCGCCATCGGGGGCCGCACCGCGGGCTGGGAGTACCAGGGCACCAACCGCCGCGGCTACGCGAGCTACCCCGGCGCCGGCAACGACGCCGGGACGCCCCTGGACGGTCCGGCGGCGCTCGCGGACGTCTTCGCCAGCAACGTCGGACGCTACTTCAGCTTCGAGTTCGGTTACGACCAGGCCATGATGATGTTCCAGCCCGTCGGTGGCATGGACCGCATCCCGTACGCCCTGAGCCGCGCGATCGGCGCGGGCAGGATCCGGCTCGGTGCCGAGATCACCGCCGTGACCGACAAGCCGGACGGTGTCGAGGTCACCTACCGCCGCGAGGGCCGGACCCGCACGATCGAGGCCGACTTCTGTGTCGCCGCGCTGCCACCGCACCTGATGGCCCGGATCCCGCACAACCTCGGCACCGCGGTGCAGTCGGCGCTCGGCTCCTTCCCCGTCACCGCCTCCGGCAAGATCGGTCTGGAGTACGCCGGCCGCTGGTGGGAGAACGACCTGCGGATCTACGGCGGCATCACCGAGACCGACCTGGACGTCTCGCACATCTGGTACCCGTCGACGGGCTTCCACGCCGACCGAGGCCTGATCGTGGGCTACTACAACACCGGTGCGAACGCCCGCGCGTACGGCTCGCTGACCCCCGAGCAGCGTCTGCTGCGGGCGGTCGAGCAGGGCGTGAAGATCCACGGCGAGAAGTACCGGTCGGAGCTGACCCACTCGTTCTCGATCGCCTGGCACCGTACGCGCTACCTCGAGGGCGCGTGGACCTCACCACCGTGGGGTTCGGCGGGTTACAACCTGCTGCTGCAGCCCGCCGGGCACGTGCACTTCGCCGGCGACTGGCTCAGTCACGAGGTGGCGTGGCAGCACGGGGCGTTCGTCTCGGCCCGTGCCGCCGTCACCGCTCTGCACCAGCGGGTGCTGGCGCACTGA
- a CDS encoding Xaa-Pro dipeptidyl-peptidase, with the protein MRTVRSVAHTLAAVTTAALTVLATAAVAQAAPVAAGTEPVHDYSQAVREQVWVQTQVDSDFDGKPDRVAVRIIRPRTETKVPVIFQASPYYAGLNDVPNHDDIDRDGSDARRSAAPGADRAESIVFSGYLDNYFVPRGYAVVFADSLGSGGSDGCPTSGGRNETLGMKAVVDWFNGRAPGFDAEGKPVRADWSTGRTGMIGVSYNGTLPNAVAATGVRGLETIVPIAAISSWYDYYRANGGVVAPGGYQGEDTDVLAKAVLTRDNPEVCAEVMADLEQDQDRVTGDYSRYWAERDYVRDAGKVRSSVLLVHGLHDDNVRTIQAGQWWDALAKNNVPRKIWLHQAGHTDPFNVRRTEWLTTLHRWFDQWLYKIDTGIMQEPMADVEVAPTVWRTSTTWPVPGTEATSMFLGKSGLQPRPSWPFERQSFVDDPSQTAEELADNELSTDPNRLAWLSAPLTRETRLSGTPKITVRADLAGKSPYLTALLVDYGVADRYAGLRSLPVQDCVGPGIPEDPGCFTRREYVTAQTPSEIVTRGWIDARNRMSAAHTSPIKAGKAYTFTWDLQTEDHVFAPGHRIGVVLISTERDHTLRYPAGTEVGVRLGISRVVLPLS; encoded by the coding sequence ATGCGAACCGTCCGAAGTGTGGCGCACACCCTCGCCGCCGTCACCACCGCAGCCCTCACGGTCCTGGCCACCGCCGCGGTCGCCCAGGCGGCTCCCGTCGCCGCCGGCACCGAACCGGTCCACGACTACAGTCAGGCCGTCCGGGAGCAGGTCTGGGTGCAGACCCAGGTCGACAGCGACTTCGACGGCAAGCCCGACCGGGTGGCCGTCCGCATCATCCGTCCCCGCACCGAGACCAAGGTGCCGGTGATCTTCCAGGCCAGCCCTTACTACGCGGGGCTCAACGACGTCCCGAACCACGATGACATCGACCGTGACGGCTCCGACGCGCGCCGCAGTGCCGCCCCCGGCGCCGACCGCGCGGAGTCCATCGTCTTCTCGGGCTACCTGGACAACTACTTCGTGCCGCGCGGTTACGCGGTGGTCTTCGCCGACAGCCTCGGCAGCGGCGGCTCGGACGGGTGCCCCACCTCGGGCGGCCGCAACGAGACCCTGGGTATGAAGGCGGTCGTCGACTGGTTCAACGGCCGTGCGCCCGGCTTCGACGCCGAGGGCAAGCCTGTCCGGGCCGACTGGTCGACCGGCCGCACCGGCATGATCGGCGTCTCCTACAACGGCACCCTGCCCAACGCCGTCGCCGCCACGGGCGTGCGCGGCCTGGAGACCATCGTCCCGATCGCCGCGATCTCCAGCTGGTACGACTACTACCGCGCCAACGGTGGTGTCGTGGCACCCGGCGGTTATCAGGGTGAGGACACGGACGTGCTCGCCAAGGCGGTGCTGACGCGCGACAACCCCGAGGTCTGCGCCGAGGTGATGGCCGACCTGGAACAGGACCAGGACCGCGTCACGGGCGACTACAGCAGGTACTGGGCCGAGCGTGACTACGTGCGGGACGCCGGCAAGGTCCGTTCGAGTGTGCTGCTGGTGCACGGCCTGCACGACGACAACGTCCGGACCATCCAGGCGGGCCAGTGGTGGGACGCGCTCGCCAAGAACAACGTGCCGCGCAAGATCTGGCTGCACCAGGCCGGGCACACCGACCCGTTCAACGTCCGCCGTACCGAGTGGCTGACGACCCTGCACCGCTGGTTCGACCAGTGGCTCTACAAGATCGACACCGGCATCATGCAGGAACCGATGGCCGACGTCGAGGTCGCCCCGACCGTGTGGCGCACCTCCACCACCTGGCCGGTCCCCGGCACCGAAGCGACCTCGATGTTCCTGGGGAAGTCCGGCCTCCAGCCCCGGCCGTCCTGGCCCTTCGAGCGTCAGTCCTTCGTGGACGACCCCTCGCAGACCGCCGAGGAGCTGGCCGACAACGAGCTCAGCACCGACCCGAACAGGCTGGCCTGGCTCTCCGCGCCCCTCACCCGCGAGACCCGCCTCTCCGGTACGCCGAAGATCACCGTGCGCGCCGATCTGGCCGGCAAGTCGCCCTACCTGACGGCGCTGCTCGTCGACTACGGCGTCGCCGACCGCTATGCGGGCCTGCGGTCGCTGCCGGTCCAGGACTGTGTCGGCCCCGGCATCCCGGAGGACCCGGGCTGCTTCACCCGCCGGGAGTACGTGACGGCGCAGACCCCGTCCGAGATCGTCACCCGGGGCTGGATCGACGCCCGCAACCGGATGTCCGCGGCGCACACCTCGCCGATCAAGGCCGGGAAGGCGTACACGTTCACCTGGGATCTGCAGACCGAGGACCACGTCTTCGCGCCGGGCCACCGGATCGGGGTGGTCCTGATCTCCACCGAACGTGACCACACCCTGCGCTACCCGGCCGGCACCGAGGTCGGTGTCCGGCTCGGCATCTCCCGGGTCGTCCTGCCCCTGAGCTGA
- a CDS encoding alkaline phosphatase PhoX, with protein MDRRTLLRATVLGAGAVALPFTSWSAAYAAAQPGAGPYGPLRSADAHGIKLPAGFTSSVVARSGHRVAGTGYKWHDAPDGGATFPDGDGWIYASNSEVPPPAGRGGASMIRFDADGRVTGAKRILAGTTSNCAGGGTPWDTWLSCEEIDRGRVFETFPKGGPAIARPAMGRFKHEAAAADPDRKVVYLTEDEPDGRFYRFVPDRWPDLSAGTLQVFCAGDGSSGAFTWEKVPDPGGAPARTRHQVRAAKPFNGGEGCYYAGGTVWFTTKGDGRIWEVDLGAGRFRLAYDDNLVKPGPAPLTGVDNLTGSSSGDLYVAEDNGSMDICVVTPSGRVSRFLTVTGQEKSELCGVAFNPKGDRLYFSSQRGRSGLITDGITYCVRGPFRT; from the coding sequence ATGGACCGTCGGACCCTGCTGCGCGCCACCGTGCTCGGCGCGGGCGCCGTGGCGTTGCCGTTCACGAGCTGGTCGGCGGCCTACGCGGCCGCCCAGCCGGGCGCGGGACCCTACGGGCCGCTGAGGTCCGCCGACGCCCACGGGATCAAGCTGCCCGCCGGGTTCACCAGCAGCGTCGTGGCCCGCTCCGGCCACCGCGTCGCGGGCACCGGGTACAAGTGGCACGACGCGCCCGACGGCGGTGCGACCTTCCCGGACGGCGACGGATGGATCTACGCCTCCAACTCCGAGGTGCCGCCCCCGGCGGGGCGCGGCGGCGCCTCGATGATCAGGTTCGACGCCGACGGCCGTGTCACCGGCGCGAAGCGCATCCTCGCCGGGACGACCAGCAACTGCGCGGGCGGCGGCACGCCGTGGGACACCTGGCTCTCCTGCGAGGAGATCGACCGCGGCCGGGTCTTCGAGACGTTCCCGAAGGGCGGTCCGGCGATCGCGCGCCCGGCGATGGGCCGGTTCAAGCACGAGGCCGCCGCCGCGGACCCGGACCGCAAGGTCGTCTACCTCACCGAGGACGAGCCCGACGGGCGGTTCTACCGCTTCGTGCCGGACCGCTGGCCGGACCTGTCCGCCGGGACGCTGCAGGTTTTCTGTGCCGGTGACGGCAGCTCCGGCGCCTTCACCTGGGAAAAGGTGCCCGACCCGGGCGGTGCGCCGGCCCGGACCCGCCACCAGGTACGCGCCGCCAAGCCGTTCAACGGCGGTGAGGGCTGCTACTACGCCGGTGGCACGGTGTGGTTCACGACCAAGGGTGACGGGCGCATCTGGGAGGTCGACCTCGGCGCCGGGCGGTTCCGCCTCGCCTACGACGACAACCTGGTCAAGCCCGGGCCGGCGCCCCTGACCGGTGTCGACAACCTGACCGGCTCGTCGTCCGGCGACCTCTACGTGGCCGAGGACAACGGCTCGATGGACATCTGCGTGGTCACGCCGTCGGGGCGCGTGTCGCGGTTCCTGACGGTCACGGGACAGGAGAAGTCGGAGCTGTGCGGGGTCGCGTTCAACCCGAAGGGGGACCGGCTCTACTTCTCGTCGCAGCGGGGCCGGTCGGGGCTGATCACGGACGGCATCACCTACTGCGTGCGGGGCCCGTTCCGCACCTGA
- a CDS encoding ABC transporter ATP-binding protein, producing MAGVVVSNLVKTYPSGNRRATDDVTLEVADGEFLVLVGPSGCGKTTLLRMVAGLETPDSGTVTIGGRDVTGLPARERGLSMVFQSYAIFPHLKVRQNIGFGLTMRKVGSQEWESRVQKAAELLDLTDYLDRYPAQLSGGQRQRVAVARAIVVDADVLLMDEPLSNLDALLRMQFRAELKKIVARLGTTTLYVTHDQAEAMSLGDRVAVMRDGRIAQLGTPMDVYDRPGEKFVGSFLGAPPMNFFTAAVRQEGSGVRLRVGDEELAGPDRLARWSGRDVLVGLRAENIEVSATAEEGWQSAEVEVAEPTGAAVLLTVRWGPHELKVQAGPGFAAKPGDRVWLRGPVTALRFYDPETSLALPAG from the coding sequence ATGGCCGGTGTAGTGGTCAGCAACCTGGTGAAGACGTACCCGTCGGGCAACCGGCGGGCCACCGACGACGTCACCCTGGAGGTCGCCGACGGCGAGTTCCTGGTGCTGGTCGGCCCGAGCGGCTGCGGCAAGACGACGCTGCTGCGGATGGTCGCCGGTCTGGAGACGCCGGACAGCGGCACCGTGACGATCGGCGGGCGGGACGTGACGGGTCTGCCCGCCCGCGAGCGCGGCCTGTCGATGGTGTTCCAGTCCTACGCGATCTTCCCGCATCTGAAGGTGCGGCAGAACATCGGTTTCGGGCTCACCATGCGCAAGGTGGGCAGCCAGGAGTGGGAGTCGCGCGTACAAAAGGCGGCCGAGCTGCTGGACCTGACCGACTATCTGGACCGCTATCCGGCCCAGCTCTCGGGTGGTCAGCGGCAACGTGTGGCGGTGGCTCGCGCAATCGTCGTCGACGCCGACGTGCTGCTGATGGACGAGCCGTTGTCGAACCTCGATGCCCTGCTGCGCATGCAGTTCCGGGCCGAGCTGAAGAAGATCGTCGCCCGGCTCGGCACCACCACGCTGTACGTGACCCACGACCAGGCCGAGGCCATGTCGCTCGGTGACCGTGTCGCGGTCATGCGCGACGGCCGCATCGCCCAGCTGGGTACGCCCATGGACGTCTACGACCGGCCCGGGGAGAAGTTCGTCGGCAGCTTCCTCGGCGCTCCCCCGATGAACTTCTTCACCGCGGCGGTCCGTCAGGAGGGCTCCGGCGTCCGCCTGCGTGTCGGCGACGAGGAGCTCGCCGGGCCGGACCGGCTGGCGCGGTGGTCCGGCCGCGACGTGCTGGTCGGGCTGCGCGCGGAGAACATCGAGGTCTCCGCCACGGCCGAGGAGGGCTGGCAGAGCGCGGAGGTCGAGGTGGCCGAGCCGACGGGTGCCGCCGTTCTGCTCACCGTGCGCTGGGGGCCGCACGAGCTCAAGGTGCAGGCCGGGCCCGGTTTTGCCGCGAAACCGGGCGACCGGGTCTGGCTGCGGGGGCCGGTGACGGCGCTGCGGTTCTACGACCCGGAGACCTCCCTGGCGCTGCCGGCCGGCTGA
- a CDS encoding serine hydrolase domain-containing protein, whose product MTNVTDQHFHEGTRHSGKSCQERQGDLIMSRPFNEWTFTHMNWLLPSERVSRGGFRFPLPGESRPLDLTYRFDGRDHTLADLHRRTHTTAFVVLHRGAVVHESYPGRFAGPRARFQLFSLSKSITSMLVGIALAQGAIGSLRDPVTAYRPDFAGTAYDGTTLGDLLDMTSGVGGPEQWDLPGADIKRFEEACLGRGTVLDVLRTAPRTAIPGTRFNYSTLDAQLIGWILEAATGRTLAQYAAEHLWSRIGADRDAYYWLTRSRPRTAVGGGSFNATARDLARVGLLMAHDGRLAGEQIVPRSWVRRTDVRTVPHLAVGALGPSGYDHYGYAGQWWTLAGDHRAFTGLGVHGQYLFVDPVADVVIVKCSAWPDEDDPSRDRETITALQRIAEHLDQRSDVLTA is encoded by the coding sequence ATGACCAACGTGACCGACCAGCACTTTCACGAGGGCACCCGGCATTCGGGCAAGTCCTGCCAGGAGCGCCAGGGCGACCTGATCATGAGCCGCCCGTTCAACGAGTGGACCTTCACCCACATGAACTGGCTCCTGCCCAGCGAGCGTGTCTCCCGCGGTGGTTTCCGGTTTCCGCTCCCGGGGGAGTCCCGCCCGCTGGACCTGACCTACCGCTTCGACGGCCGCGACCACACCCTGGCCGACCTGCACCGCCGCACGCACACGACGGCCTTCGTGGTGCTGCACCGCGGTGCGGTCGTGCACGAGTCCTACCCGGGCCGGTTCGCCGGGCCGCGTGCCCGGTTCCAGCTCTTCTCCCTGTCGAAGTCGATCACCTCGATGCTGGTCGGCATCGCCCTGGCGCAGGGCGCGATCGGCAGCCTGCGTGATCCGGTCACGGCCTATCGGCCCGACTTCGCCGGTACGGCGTACGACGGCACCACGCTGGGCGACCTGCTCGACATGACCAGCGGTGTCGGCGGCCCCGAGCAGTGGGATCTCCCCGGCGCCGACATCAAACGTTTCGAGGAGGCCTGCCTCGGCCGCGGCACCGTGCTCGACGTGCTCCGCACGGCCCCGCGCACGGCCATCCCCGGCACGCGTTTCAACTACTCCACCCTGGACGCTCAGCTCATCGGCTGGATCCTCGAGGCGGCCACCGGCCGGACCCTCGCCCAGTACGCCGCCGAGCACCTGTGGAGCCGCATCGGCGCCGACCGGGACGCGTACTACTGGCTGACCCGTTCGCGCCCCCGGACCGCGGTCGGTGGTGGCTCGTTCAACGCGACCGCCCGTGACCTGGCCCGTGTCGGTCTGCTCATGGCCCACGACGGCCGGCTGGCCGGCGAACAGATCGTGCCCCGCTCCTGGGTCCGCCGCACCGATGTCCGTACCGTCCCGCACCTGGCCGTCGGTGCGCTCGGCCCGAGCGGCTACGACCACTACGGGTACGCCGGGCAGTGGTGGACCCTCGCGGGCGACCACCGGGCGTTCACCGGCCTGGGTGTCCACGGCCAGTACCTCTTCGTCGACCCGGTGGCCGACGTCGTGATCGTCAAGTGCAGCGCCTGGCCCGACGAGGACGACCCGTCCCGCGACCGCGAGACGATCACCGCCCTGCAGCGCATCGCCGAACACCTCGACCAGCGCTCGGACGTCCTGACCGCCTGA